ACATGTAATGTCACCTCTGGAAGGATCATCTTCTGATTTTCCATGATGTCATGGACCAATCCATTCCTGTTATTATACTCCTTCCTAGCTTCATGCCTGGCAATATCGTATCAGTTGGATGTTCAAAACTCTGCCACAGGAATTTTCCAGGTTGTTATCACCAAGGTTGTCATTCTGTTCAGTTCCGCCTGAATGGCCGAACATtccataccaattcaaaaaacggaacaaaaacagaacaaatttcatctcatttaaATCTCGGTCCATTCCGGATTTTTCGGCTAATTCCATAGCCGaaacgttccggtttcattcccacatgttccgttccgctcttgaaagctattgaatcaaattaaactttactcaatttcattaattaaaaccacccgattataaaagctctttttcattgCTATTTTTCATAggaatgatattaataataatattgaaaattattattactatttttattaaaataatattaatttttaaaattagatttatcactaattatATATGgtatatattcatgttgttttttttcaaatgtttatACTTTATAGGAATTTGGGCAAAACAAGGATGCTTCAGATTCCAATAGCACTTGATAatattgacctaactttatatttaaatattttttgttaaaacattttactttcataatattttgaatattttgtttaagttgaattactttaagttaaagatctatttaatcttgactatttagaaatattttaaattttgaaattatatttgtttggcattgtgttttgtattgcataatttataattaatttatcttgaatttgaattatgtttgttgaatatatatataatgaacaATACAATCCCAAAACAACAACGCCGAAACActctaaaactaaaatattccatttcaattgaaaaaacaaaacaacttacCGGAATGAAAATTGACAAGGTTATCACCCTCCTCTTTCACAACAAGGTTTCCTGACTCCAAAAGTTGAGCGGTTTGGATTCCTCGCAGGTCTTGCTGTGTTGGAAGACCAAATCACGCTCCCACTGCGATCGAGAAGGACAAGAATTCCTTTGTTTGTGATCTTTAAAAACCCCCGACGAATCATTAAGGGGAGTATTCTCTTATTGGCAACCCAACTAACAGTTTGAACTGGTATTTTCCCATACCATATGCCCAAGTATCTGTTTTGGGCTTTCCAGCGCTGAAAAATCCTAATTCATTAGGTTCCATCTGCCTGAAAACTATGGTAATGCCATCCTGATGAACTGAGTTTGTGTTTATGATGTCAATGGCTGTGGCCGTTACTTCTATTCAGCAAGGAAAAGAAGCCAAAAAAGAAGTATGGGAATGTAACCCATCCTTACTTCTATGGTTTTCTTCTGTAGCTCAGTTAATGAATGGCTTAGATGTGAAAATATTCATATTTATAGCCACAACTTCTTCAACACGAAAGCGATGTTCCATTTTTTCATGTATGAGTGGAACAATCATCTTCAAGGACtccatttttttcattcttaaacGAATAGAGGATTCcattcacatgttttttttcagaCAACTTCTCTCTCCTCAACATTTTTAAGGGGGAGATTAAGgacatttttttgatattattattattttatcatactaaaagaaaaaatgatgaatcTCACTGTGCATGGAACAAtaaacattcttttttattttcattttttatgaggtttggGTTCgggatttaaattttataatttatatttattttttttgttgtggtatTCTGGACCCACACAATCCTGATTATAAGTTTGATATACTAATCttggttaatttaaaaaaaatatattttttttaattaaatgaattatatatttttttgaataaatgaTTTGTTGTTTATTGCATTAGAAAATATGCAATTCTCACTACTAATGACTGCCGGTTCTTAAGGCaatcaaatgacaaaaaaatgcgtgaaatttttttaggaaaGAACTTTGACTCGTAGAATTGAAGGGGTTGTCCTCTTTCAAATTCCAAATAATTCCATTCCACAAAAAGGTCCAAACAAGCGTAGTTTAGCCTTAGGagactgaaatttttttcttctgtatACTTCCAAATTCAAAGATAGAAGCCTCCTCGCTATCCATGTCAAATTTGTCTTGGACAAATACCACTAACCCTATTTCAGCACTTgctcattttatattaaaaaataaaattattaagacaTACCTAAGTTGAtttaaacatattaataataataaataaaaaaaattatcaaattcttAATCCATACAACACTTTactcattttattaaaaaataaaattatcaaggtAATTTACAAACTGGTCTGGATatccatattatatatattatatatatatatatatatatatatatatatattatattatcaaaaactCTAAATGTTATGAGTAAGTTACTATAGCCGACATCACTAATTCACACACATTTAACTCAACATATTTCTTAGTCatttaatttgttctttttctacaccatccggttcttttaaaaCCAAATTGATAGCTTTAATCTAGGTTAATTTTACTAAGAAAGGAAAGGATTTAAAGTTAGAGCATCAAAGTGAATAAGGCAAAGAAAAAATGGATGGCAGttcaaaactttgaaaaaaaagttcatttttggtcctacttttaaataaatatttcggtattttctatattttaaaaaaataattttagtataaatttgttttttaatttttaattgttggttggagagatgagagagagactAGTTGAATCCtaattataaaaagagaaagttgATAGTTGTAGTTAAtcctattttaataattaaaatgatcaaTTTTTGTGTTTACAAGTTCATTTGAGTAGtagagtttaaaatattatttcatcttGATATTGCTTTAGAAATTAGATTTaaccttaaaaatattttgattttaagttcatttttttatttatggaccaattttttaaattgtttgagaGGCATTAAAAAGTTTACATGGATCTCAAGTCCAAATAATTCCATTCACAAAAAGATCGAAACAATCATAGTTTATGCCTAAACATTAGTTGGCAGCCATAGCAAGActgtactttttttcttttcttttcttttttctatacgCTTCCAAAATTCAAATATGGAAGGCTCCTCGCAGGGGCGGAACTAGGATTATTTGTTGGGGGggccaaaaaatataatatatatttttaatttattatatataaaaaagtaaaaataaaataaaaactacttgatttagttttatttaaagaacgtattacaaaatatataataatctttgtacctattaaatacaaacatacaaaatatataagaagcattaactaaaatgaaacattatttatgtttaataaactttgaaataaaatataaataatattcttacatatttatttttaattgtgctcGTCGTTCTTTCATCGAATAGAAATCAtcaattatcatatcaattgggaatctttcagcaatttctttttctatatagacaatcaaataatttgcaagaaaatcatcctccatccgattgcgaagtcttgttttaacaatcttcatCGCTGAGAAAGCTCGTTCAATAGTTGCTGTCGAAACAGGAAGAGTCAAGATAAGCCGAATCAACCTGTCAATGAGTggataaattgttgatttttctgtttcaaccaatccttgacataaatcTGCAATCGATGACATATTCTTTAACTTTGGATGATTGGGTACATCAACCTCATAATGTTGCAACTGAaatctcaaatgaattttttcttggtCAGAAAAATCTTCAGGATAGAACTTGTCAACAAGCAAGCATATATCTTCaacattgaataatttatagctATTTCTAAGATCTAAAGCTATGCTCAATTTAAGAAGCTCGATCGCCTGCTCATTGAATCTGTTATTTAGCTCTTGTAATTGCTGATCAATGATAGCTGTAAATATATCAACTCGGTAATGATGCTCAACTGTTACTGATTTTGTTTTACGACGAGATCGTCCCACACTAGAAAAACAAGTATCCATATCAGGAACTTCAATGTCTTGATGCTTACAAAATGATGTCACTTCTTCTAAAAGAGTTTCCCAACCATCGTCTCTTAACTTCTGAATTAAAGTCTTTGTGCTAGTCACCAAATGCATAGCATTTAAAATGTCTTGAGATTTTTGTTGCAATGCTTGACAAAGCATATCAGTAATTCCCATAACATTCTTCATTATATGTAAGAAgaatgcaaaatcaaatgacattagCAACTTAAATGAAAAGGCCGCATCACCTCGTTGAGAATAAGTAGATCCATCTAAAGCAATGTTCTCAAGAACCAAGCAAGTTGCCCCatacatttttatcaaactgCAATTGATTTGAAATGCGAACTCCATCTGCTATCTCCAGGTCGTTGCAAACCACCTACTTGATTAACTCCTTTACCCGTTTCAATCTCACCAATATCAACTAGATGCTCAATTGTAGCTGCTTGAAAAGCCCGTAACTCATCATTACGCTTGCAAGAAGCACtaacaatgttaataataaagatcaaattctgAAAGAAAGTGTGAACATCAGATATTTCTCTAGCTGCAGCAATAAGAGCTAATTGTAACTGATGAGCTAAgcaatgtacataatatgcataAGGGCAATCATTAATGAATAAAGCTTGCAAACCATTCCACTCTCCACGCATATTACTGGCACCATCATATCCttgacccctaatattttgaaCTTCAAGATTATGATGagataaaacaaaggaaatctcTTCCTTAAGAGTTGCAGCAGTTGTATCTTTGAcatgaactatatccaaaaatcgTTCTCGTGTAAATCCACTTCTATCAACAAACCTAATAACAAGGGCTATTTGCTCTCTTCTAGATTCATCTCGAGCTTCAtcaacaattaaacaaaatcttgcATCACCAATCTCATGATGAATTGAAGACTGAACATTTCTAgcaaagacatgcaaaatttctttttgaatttgatgtgaGGTGTATTTAGCATTTTGTGGAGCATTACCCAAAACAAGAGCACCTACTTGTTCATTGTATGATGCTAAAAGTTCcatcatttcaagaaaattacctcgatttttttattctggacGTTCATCATGCCCTCTAAAAGCACATGCTTGAAATGTGAGCCAGTGAACAATATCTATTGAAGCTTTAATACGCAATCGATTATTCTGAACTTCTTGAGTAGTTTGCCTCTTAACTACCTTCTCAATATGACATgactgatttttcaaattttccaagcacCTGGTAGCAAATCTATGAGCTGAATTTGGACCTTTTCCCATATGAGTCAAAAAAGCACATCGTTCCCCATCATTAACTTTCTTCCaacaat
This genomic interval from Populus alba chromosome 1, ASM523922v2, whole genome shotgun sequence contains the following:
- the LOC140955277 gene encoding uncharacterized protein, with the translated sequence MELLASYNEQVGALVLGNAPQNAKYTSHQIQKEILHVFARNVQSSIHHEIGDARFCLIVDEARDESRREQIALVIRFVDRSGFTRERFLDIVHVKDTTAATLKEEISFVLSHHNLEVQNIRGQGYDGASNMRGEWNGLQALFINDCPYAYYVHCLAHQLQLALIAAAREISDVHTFFQNLIFIINIVSASCKRNDELRAFQAATIEHLVDIGEIETGKGVNQVGGLQRPGDSRWSSHFKSIAV